The following coding sequences are from one Bifidobacterium sp. window:
- a CDS encoding formate acetyltransferase, producing the protein MTAVESTAVSQDDLKAKAWESFTAGNWQNDIDVRDFIQKNYTPFDGDESFLAPATEKTKSLWNYLDEHYLAVERKQRVYDVETHIPADIDAFAAGYIDGKAAGETQDNVIVGLQTDVPCKRAMMPNGGWRMVEQAIVEAGKEPDQEIKKIFTRYRKTHNDGVFGVYTQRIKVARHNKILTGLPDAYGRGRIIGDYRRVALYGVNALIAFKKRDKDSVPYRNDFTEPEIEHWIRFREEHDEQIKALKKLAKLGQEYGLDLSRPAQTAQEAVQWTYMGYLASVKSQDGAAMSIGRLSAFFDCYFERDLKSGLINETDAQEIIDNIVMKLRIVRFLRTKDYDNIFSGDPYWATWSDAGFGDDGRSMVTKTSFRLLNTLTLEHLGPGPEPNITIFWDPKLPEGYKRFCARISIDTSAIQYESDKEIRAHWGDDAAIACCVSPMRVGKQMQFFAARVNSAKALLYAINGGFDEMTGMRVIDEGYIEPITPNEDGTLDFEKVKANYEKALQWLSETYVQALNIIHYMHDKYAYESIEMALHDKEVYRTLGCGMSGLSIAADSLSAIKYAKVYPIYNKDAQGTKEFCEKGADDLIVGYKTAGEFPVYGNDDDRADDLAKWVVSTVMNQVKRLPVYRGAVPTQSILTITSNVEYGHNTGSFPSGHKKGEPYAPGANPENGMDSHGMLPSMFSVGKIDYNDALDGVSLTNTITPDGLGRDEDERIGNLVGILDAGNGHGLYHANINVLRKEQLEDAVENPDKYPHLTVRVSGYAVNFVKLTKEQQLDVISRTFHQGAVSD; encoded by the coding sequence ATGACAGCAGTTGAATCTACAGCCGTCTCGCAAGATGATCTCAAGGCTAAGGCATGGGAGAGTTTTACTGCGGGTAACTGGCAGAATGATATAGACGTTCGAGACTTTATCCAGAAGAATTACACCCCGTTTGATGGTGATGAATCCTTCCTTGCTCCCGCAACTGAGAAGACGAAGTCCTTGTGGAACTACCTGGACGAGCATTATCTGGCAGTTGAGCGTAAACAACGTGTTTATGACGTTGAAACGCATATTCCAGCAGATATTGATGCTTTCGCAGCCGGTTACATTGACGGTAAAGCAGCAGGCGAAACACAGGATAACGTCATCGTAGGTCTGCAAACCGATGTGCCATGCAAGCGTGCAATGATGCCAAATGGTGGTTGGCGCATGGTTGAGCAAGCGATTGTCGAAGCTGGTAAAGAGCCAGACCAAGAGATCAAGAAGATATTTACTCGCTACCGCAAAACCCACAACGATGGTGTTTTTGGTGTATATACTCAGCGAATTAAAGTTGCTCGACATAACAAAATTCTTACTGGTCTTCCAGATGCATATGGACGTGGCCGCATTATCGGTGATTACCGCCGCGTTGCGCTGTATGGTGTCAATGCGTTGATTGCTTTCAAAAAGCGCGATAAAGATTCTGTACCGTATAGGAACGATTTCACCGAGCCTGAGATTGAGCATTGGATTCGCTTCCGTGAAGAGCACGACGAGCAGATCAAAGCTTTAAAGAAGTTGGCAAAGCTTGGTCAGGAGTATGGTCTGGACTTGAGTCGACCTGCACAAACTGCTCAGGAAGCAGTTCAGTGGACTTACATGGGCTACCTTGCTTCAGTGAAGAGCCAAGATGGTGCTGCAATGTCTATCGGTCGTCTTTCCGCCTTCTTTGATTGCTATTTTGAGCGCGATCTCAAGAGCGGTTTGATTAACGAGACTGACGCACAGGAAATCATCGACAATATAGTGATGAAGCTGCGTATCGTTCGCTTCCTGCGTACCAAGGACTACGACAACATCTTCTCCGGTGACCCATACTGGGCAACATGGTCTGATGCTGGCTTTGGTGATGATGGACGTTCGATGGTCACTAAGACTTCCTTCCGTTTGCTCAACACCTTGACTCTTGAACATCTCGGACCTGGCCCAGAACCCAATATCACTATTTTCTGGGATCCAAAACTGCCAGAAGGATATAAGCGTTTCTGCGCACGTATCTCAATCGATACCTCAGCAATTCAGTACGAATCAGATAAAGAAATTCGTGCACACTGGGGTGATGATGCAGCCATTGCATGCTGCGTGTCCCCGATGAGAGTCGGTAAGCAGATGCAGTTCTTCGCGGCTCGTGTCAACAGCGCCAAGGCTTTGCTCTATGCGATCAACGGCGGCTTCGACGAAATGACCGGCATGAGAGTTATCGACGAAGGTTACATTGAGCCGATTACTCCGAATGAAGACGGCACGCTCGACTTTGAAAAGGTCAAGGCCAACTACGAGAAAGCTTTGCAGTGGCTAAGCGAAACTTATGTGCAGGCACTGAACATCATTCATTACATGCACGATAAGTATGCTTATGAATCCATTGAGATGGCTCTACATGACAAAGAGGTCTATCGCACACTGGGTTGCGGTATGTCTGGCTTGTCTATTGCTGCCGACTCACTTTCTGCTATCAAGTACGCTAAGGTCTACCCGATCTACAACAAGGACGCACAAGGTACCAAGGAGTTCTGTGAGAAGGGTGCCGACGATCTAATCGTTGGTTACAAGACTGCAGGCGAGTTCCCGGTGTATGGCAACGATGACGATCGTGCAGATGATTTGGCTAAGTGGGTTGTCAGCACAGTGATGAATCAGGTCAAGAGACTTCCTGTATATCGTGGAGCTGTCCCAACGCAGTCCATCCTTACGATTACTTCGAACGTAGAGTATGGGCACAACACAGGTTCCTTCCCGTCCGGACATAAGAAGGGTGAACCATACGCTCCAGGTGCAAATCCAGAGAATGGTATGGATTCGCATGGTATGCTGCCTTCGATGTTCTCAGTTGGCAAGATTGATTACAACGATGCACTCGATGGTGTGTCACTGACCAACACCATTACACCAGATGGTTTGGGTCGTGACGAAGACGAGCGAATCGGCAATCTGGTAGGCATTCTTGATGCCGGTAATGGTCATGGTTTGTATCATGCCAACATCAACGTGCTTCGTAAGGAACAGCTTGAGGATGCCGTCGAGAATCCTGATAAGTACCCGCATCTCACGGTGCGAGTTTCAGGCTACGCAGTGAACTTCGTTAAGCTCACCAAGGAACAGCAGCTTGACGTGATTTCCCGTACCTTCCATCAAGGTGCAGTTAGCGACTGA
- the pflA gene encoding pyruvate formate-lyase-activating protein, producing the protein MEFHTTKPHMLKESREYQRQTLMGGLSGFESPIGLDRRDRLRSLKDGDIGFVHSWDINTSVDGPGTRMTVFMSGCPLRCQYCQNPDTWKMRDGQPVYLSAMINKIDRYKDLFKATGGGITFSGGESMMQPAFVSRVFRAAKEMGVHTCLDTSGFLNRNYTDEMIQDIDLCLLDVKSGDEDTYKEVTGGVLQPTIDFGNRLSRLGVKIWVRFVLVPGLTDSVENVEKVAQICEQFGDVIEHIDVLGFHQLGRPKWHEMRIPYPLEDAKGPSAALKQRVVKQFESHGFLVY; encoded by the coding sequence ATGGAGTTTCACACGACCAAACCTCACATGCTCAAGGAATCGAGGGAATATCAGCGACAAACGCTGATGGGCGGACTCTCCGGTTTCGAGTCTCCAATCGGGCTGGATAGACGCGATCGCTTACGCTCTCTTAAAGATGGCGATATCGGTTTTGTACATTCATGGGATATCAATACGTCCGTTGATGGTCCAGGGACGCGTATGACAGTATTTATGAGTGGATGTCCTCTTCGTTGTCAATACTGTCAAAATCCTGATACATGGAAGATGCGCGATGGTCAGCCGGTGTATCTGAGTGCAATGATTAATAAGATTGATAGGTATAAGGACTTATTCAAAGCAACAGGAGGTGGTATCACCTTCTCTGGTGGAGAATCAATGATGCAGCCGGCCTTCGTGTCGCGCGTGTTCAGAGCAGCAAAAGAAATGGGCGTACACACGTGTCTTGATACCTCTGGTTTTTTGAACAGAAACTATACCGATGAGATGATCCAGGATATTGACCTGTGTTTATTAGATGTGAAATCAGGCGATGAAGACACTTACAAAGAAGTGACAGGTGGCGTGCTGCAGCCGACTATTGATTTTGGTAATCGTCTGTCGCGCTTAGGCGTGAAAATCTGGGTTCGTTTTGTACTAGTCCCAGGGCTAACAGATTCAGTAGAGAATGTTGAGAAGGTCGCGCAGATTTGTGAGCAGTTTGGTGATGTCATCGAGCATATCGATGTGCTGGGATTCCATCAGCTTGGTCGACCAAAGTGGCATGAGATGCGCATACCTTACCCGTTGGAAGATGCTAAAGGGCCATCAGCGGCGCTTAAGCAACGGGTAGTCAAACAGTTCGAGAGCCACGGTTTTTTGGTGTATTGA